A single Paenibacillus kribbensis DNA region contains:
- a CDS encoding DUF5605 domain-containing protein: MQELAKAPVIERWGRFELFLPGPEDGNPFTDVTFGARFRQGRRIIEADGFYDGEGCYRVRFMPDTLGVWAYETVSNVPELNLVQGTFKCVDPSAGNHGPVGVDREVHFAYADGKPFFSFGTTSYVWNHQDEELQEITLRSLAKAGAFNKIRMCVFPKHYDYNLNEPALYPFAGSLEKGWDFTAFNPAYWRQLERRLEDLQKLGIEADLILFHPYDRWGFAEMTPETDDFYLRYAVARLSAFRNIWWSLANEFDLMKAKTMRDWDRFFRIIQERDAYDHLRSIHNWHHPGIHYRSNLHWYDHSKPWVTHASIQHHDLHFVGEWQETYRKPIVVDECRYEGNLNHGWGNITAERMVECFWEGMLNGGYVTHGETFLHEDNIIWWSHGGTLHGESPSRIQFLRRIIEAGPQLGRLSADFQWDTAAGGVDGEYYLVYFGSSRPGFRMLPLPEGTTFTIELIDTWNMTITPLPGAYEGTCRVELPGKPYQALRIQATNQ, translated from the coding sequence ATGCAGGAACTAGCGAAAGCGCCAGTAATTGAACGCTGGGGGAGATTTGAACTGTTCCTTCCCGGCCCGGAGGACGGTAATCCCTTTACAGATGTGACGTTTGGAGCACGTTTCCGTCAGGGACGCCGGATCATTGAGGCAGACGGTTTCTATGACGGGGAAGGCTGTTACCGTGTGCGTTTTATGCCGGATACTTTGGGGGTATGGGCTTATGAGACGGTTAGCAATGTGCCAGAATTGAATCTTGTTCAAGGCACATTTAAATGTGTTGACCCTTCAGCGGGAAATCACGGACCCGTTGGAGTGGATCGCGAAGTCCATTTCGCCTATGCCGACGGCAAACCCTTCTTTTCCTTCGGAACTACAAGTTATGTATGGAATCACCAGGACGAAGAGCTGCAGGAGATTACCCTTCGCAGTCTGGCCAAAGCGGGTGCTTTTAATAAAATTCGAATGTGCGTTTTTCCAAAGCACTATGATTACAATTTGAACGAACCGGCATTGTACCCATTTGCAGGGTCTCTGGAAAAGGGCTGGGATTTCACGGCATTCAATCCCGCCTACTGGCGGCAGCTTGAACGCAGGCTTGAGGATCTGCAAAAGCTTGGCATCGAGGCCGATCTCATCCTTTTTCATCCTTATGACCGGTGGGGATTTGCGGAGATGACTCCCGAGACTGACGATTTTTATCTGCGTTATGCCGTCGCCCGTCTCTCGGCGTTTCGCAACATCTGGTGGTCGCTGGCTAACGAGTTCGATCTGATGAAGGCCAAAACGATGCGGGATTGGGATCGGTTCTTCAGAATCATTCAGGAGCGCGATGCTTACGATCATCTCCGGTCCATTCACAACTGGCACCATCCGGGTATCCATTACCGCAGCAACCTGCATTGGTATGACCATAGCAAGCCGTGGGTTACACATGCGAGCATCCAGCACCATGATCTCCATTTTGTCGGCGAATGGCAGGAGACCTACCGGAAGCCCATTGTCGTGGACGAATGCCGTTATGAAGGAAATCTAAACCACGGATGGGGGAATATCACGGCGGAACGGATGGTAGAATGCTTCTGGGAAGGCATGCTGAATGGCGGTTATGTCACGCATGGGGAAACTTTTCTGCATGAAGACAATATCATCTGGTGGTCGCACGGAGGAACACTGCACGGAGAAAGCCCGTCCAGAATCCAATTTCTCCGCCGTATTATCGAAGCTGGACCGCAGCTCGGCCGCCTGAGCGCTGACTTTCAGTGGGATACTGCGGCGGGCGGGGTGGATGGTGAATATTATCTCGTGTATTTCGGCTCAAGCCGTCCGGGATTCCGCATGTTGCCGCTGCCGGAGGGCACCACTTTTACCATTGAACTGATCGATACATGGAATATGACGATTACTCCGCTGCCTGGAGCATATGAAGGAACATGCCGCGTGGAATTACCAGGCAAGCCTTACCAAGCGCTGCGCATTCAAGCTACCAACCAATAA
- a CDS encoding ABC transporter substrate-binding protein: MKKWVALLASVLLVVTGAVGCSSDAGQQSQEGSSSGSPKVSISLWTLNTGWAWLQSAVKDFESANPDIDVELTQYEVDPFKENLKVAASSKTLPDMWFTWGGSLGSFYPENGMTMDLTQVAKDHKWSEKYNKTAIDMSTFNGKISGIPMHLNVLGMWYPKELYQKLNLKAPSKFADFESQLKTLKDNGVTPLAFGSKGGWHTMRLTEQLLEHFAGPELHDKLNNLEASWNDPAVVKTFEKIKEYTDKGYFPMGYSSLDPSEAEMLFYQQSAGIINEGTWFDGNITENGFDPAKFDVFNFPTEQTPTRASVFAEMLQINGASDPAKQEAAIKLGEYLTSVEVVNKYINDYGSPATLGFTVSEKTPHIQPLLDSAKNGGFLITDQALPQEVVQKLFEAQDKVALNEWTPQQAAENMENAVSAYKSKQK; the protein is encoded by the coding sequence ATGAAAAAATGGGTTGCATTGCTGGCTAGTGTTCTGCTTGTAGTTACGGGCGCAGTTGGGTGTTCATCGGATGCGGGGCAACAAAGTCAGGAGGGCTCATCCTCCGGCAGCCCCAAGGTCAGTATTTCCTTGTGGACACTGAATACGGGGTGGGCATGGCTGCAGTCGGCAGTTAAAGATTTTGAAAGCGCTAACCCGGATATTGATGTGGAGCTTACCCAGTATGAGGTAGACCCATTCAAGGAAAACCTCAAGGTGGCGGCAAGCTCGAAGACGCTGCCGGATATGTGGTTTACATGGGGCGGATCGCTGGGATCCTTTTACCCGGAAAATGGCATGACCATGGATTTGACTCAGGTGGCTAAAGACCACAAATGGTCCGAAAAATACAATAAAACCGCTATTGATATGTCCACTTTTAACGGGAAAATTTCCGGGATTCCGATGCACTTGAATGTACTGGGCATGTGGTACCCGAAAGAGCTGTATCAGAAGCTGAATTTGAAAGCGCCTTCAAAATTTGCCGACTTTGAGTCCCAACTGAAAACGCTAAAGGATAACGGGGTTACCCCTCTGGCTTTCGGCAGTAAAGGCGGATGGCATACGATGCGACTAACCGAGCAGTTGCTTGAGCATTTTGCTGGTCCGGAACTGCATGACAAACTGAACAATCTGGAGGCGTCATGGAACGATCCGGCGGTCGTTAAAACGTTTGAAAAGATTAAAGAATATACGGACAAGGGTTACTTCCCGATGGGTTATTCCTCATTGGATCCAAGTGAAGCCGAAATGCTGTTTTACCAGCAGTCGGCGGGCATTATTAATGAGGGAACCTGGTTTGACGGCAACATTACTGAAAATGGCTTTGATCCGGCAAAATTTGATGTATTCAATTTTCCGACAGAACAAACGCCGACACGTGCATCCGTGTTCGCGGAAATGCTGCAGATCAACGGCGCATCAGACCCTGCGAAGCAAGAAGCGGCTATCAAACTTGGCGAGTATTTAACAAGTGTTGAGGTGGTCAATAAATATATCAATGATTATGGTTCACCGGCTACACTAGGCTTCACTGTCTCGGAAAAGACACCACATATTCAGCCGCTGCTTGACAGCGCGAAGAATGGCGGTTTCCTGATTACTGACCAGGCTCTTCCGCAGGAGGTCGTGCAGAAGCTGTTCGAAGCACAGGATAAAGTGGCGCTGAACGAGTGGACACCGCAGCAGGCCGCCGAAAACATGGAGAACGCCGTGTCTGCGTACAAAAGCAAACAGAAATGA
- a CDS encoding carbohydrate ABC transporter permease → MTSRMLKPWLFLLPALIIYLTVIFVPAVYTFFLSFFSWNGVAPHKEFVGLGNYAELFTQDTVFMRALKNNLFWMIGSLTLIMGAGLGLALLLNKKLKGRIFFRGVFYFPYVLSGIVVATGWTWLYNPTQGFVNKMLALLGLESWQHAWLAEPDIALYAVFAAAMWQGIGQPMVLFLAGLQSIPHDPYEAALIDGAKPYQSFFYITLPLLRETFVIVVATTLIASMKVYDIIYGMTGGGPAESTQVLSSWMYSQTFKFANIGMGSAIAFILVLVSMTIIIPYVYYTTRKSYV, encoded by the coding sequence ATGACATCAAGAATGCTTAAACCGTGGCTGTTTCTGCTGCCTGCTTTAATTATTTACTTAACGGTTATTTTTGTGCCGGCGGTATACACCTTTTTTCTCAGTTTTTTCAGCTGGAATGGAGTTGCTCCCCATAAAGAGTTTGTAGGCTTGGGCAACTATGCCGAATTGTTCACGCAGGATACCGTGTTCATGAGAGCGCTGAAAAACAATCTGTTCTGGATGATCGGTTCTCTAACGCTGATTATGGGGGCAGGTCTGGGATTGGCGCTGCTGCTGAACAAAAAGCTGAAGGGGCGGATCTTTTTCCGCGGTGTATTCTACTTTCCGTATGTATTGTCAGGTATTGTTGTTGCCACCGGATGGACCTGGCTCTACAATCCAACGCAGGGATTTGTCAATAAAATGCTGGCTTTGCTGGGGCTAGAAAGCTGGCAGCATGCCTGGCTGGCAGAGCCGGATATCGCACTGTACGCTGTTTTTGCAGCGGCCATGTGGCAGGGCATCGGACAGCCTATGGTTCTTTTCCTGGCAGGGTTGCAGAGTATTCCGCATGACCCGTATGAAGCGGCTTTGATCGACGGAGCGAAACCGTATCAGTCCTTTTTCTATATCACGCTGCCGCTGCTGCGCGAAACGTTTGTCATTGTGGTGGCCACGACGCTGATTGCTTCCATGAAAGTTTATGACATTATTTACGGCATGACCGGCGGTGGCCCTGCCGAAAGCACCCAGGTGCTCTCGTCATGGATGTACAGTCAGACATTCAAGTTTGCGAATATCGGAATGGGTTCGGCAATTGCCTTTATTCTTGTATTGGTTTCCATGACCATCATCATTCCTTATGTTTATTACACGACCAGGAAATCCTATGTATAA
- a CDS encoding carbohydrate ABC transporter permease — protein sequence MEELRVHPAVKVLRYVFLIIFAAIFLIPVLFIAFTALKSRADLMTSPFYALPEKFQWDNFLKAWDQGKMSMYMKNTLFICLVKVPLGILIEAFAAFALTRLNFKWSNSMFAFFLIGMMIPMQATLVPLNILLNKTHLVSTYPGIFLVYVGFGIPFGILILRGFFRTIPKEIDESALIDGCGDMGKFFRIILPLSMPAIATLVIFDFMATWNEFLLAQIFITKDTMKTITTGLLAFKGEHSTDYTLLNAGVLISIIPTLCVYLLFQKYFVSGLAGSVKG from the coding sequence ATGGAGGAATTGAGAGTCCACCCGGCAGTAAAGGTATTACGGTACGTATTCCTGATTATTTTTGCGGCCATATTTTTAATCCCGGTCCTGTTTATCGCCTTCACTGCGCTGAAATCGAGAGCGGATCTGATGACCAGCCCGTTTTACGCGCTGCCTGAAAAATTTCAGTGGGATAACTTTCTGAAAGCGTGGGACCAGGGTAAAATGAGCATGTACATGAAAAATACGTTGTTCATCTGTCTCGTCAAGGTACCGCTGGGCATCCTGATCGAAGCGTTCGCGGCATTTGCCTTGACTAGGCTGAATTTTAAATGGAGTAATTCGATGTTTGCCTTTTTCCTGATCGGTATGATGATCCCAATGCAGGCCACACTTGTACCCTTGAATATACTTCTCAACAAAACGCATCTTGTCAGCACGTATCCCGGAATCTTTCTCGTGTATGTCGGATTCGGCATTCCGTTTGGCATTCTGATTTTGCGCGGCTTCTTCCGCACCATTCCGAAGGAAATCGATGAGTCTGCCTTGATTGACGGATGCGGAGACATGGGGAAATTTTTTCGGATTATATTACCCTTATCCATGCCGGCCATCGCCACGCTTGTCATCTTTGACTTTATGGCAACCTGGAATGAGTTTTTGCTGGCGCAGATTTTTATCACCAAGGATACGATGAAGACCATTACAACCGGGCTGCTTGCCTTTAAAGGCGAGCATTCAACCGATTATACGCTGCTGAACGCCGGTGTGCTGATCTCCATTATTCCGACTCTGTGTGTCTACCTGTTATTTCAGAAATACTTTGTTTCCGGCCTAGCAGGCTCGGTTAAGGGCTAA
- a CDS encoding MATE family efflux transporter has translation MRKEVSLADEPVLKLAPPVMLALLIQSLYNIVDSWFVSRYSEHGLTALSLIFPIQLLMIALATGSGVGTNALISRFLGANDKQSAQNTAFNGLLLAVVNWILFMLAGLLLLRPYFEMSTSTPDVLVYGLSFGKVILLFSFGIFIESHCTKVLQASGNMVTPMIAQVTGAVINCVLDPIFIFGWGFIPSFGVEGAAIATVTGQITAMFITIFAANKKGKIKFRNRKANLRIMSNIYSAGAPSMIMQSLFTIYIVGLNLILASFTENAVTVLGIYYKIQTFFFVPLMGLDQAILPIISFNYGAGKPKRMWDTLKYANGIGVLLMSLGTAIFCFLPEQLLRIFTSNPDIIEIGVPAFRIIGASFIPAAFTLITPTFFQATSRGFRSISVTILRQVILLVPLAWLFSHKGLFWTWLTFPCTEVITMVISFLLLSKFKKQHITANMPIYIQKN, from the coding sequence ATGCGAAAAGAAGTTTCACTGGCTGATGAACCGGTTCTAAAGCTGGCGCCGCCAGTTATGTTGGCTTTGTTAATTCAGTCACTTTATAACATTGTAGATAGCTGGTTTGTGTCCCGTTATTCTGAACATGGCCTGACGGCACTCTCCCTCATATTTCCGATCCAGCTGCTGATGATTGCTTTGGCAACCGGTTCCGGCGTAGGTACAAACGCACTTATTTCCCGCTTTTTAGGAGCGAACGACAAGCAATCCGCACAAAATACCGCCTTCAATGGCTTGCTGCTCGCTGTTGTAAATTGGATTCTATTCATGTTGGCTGGCCTGCTGCTGCTTCGACCCTATTTTGAAATGTCAACTTCGACACCAGATGTTCTCGTTTACGGTCTTTCTTTCGGGAAAGTGATTCTTTTATTTTCCTTCGGGATTTTCATAGAAAGTCATTGCACCAAAGTCTTACAGGCTTCAGGCAATATGGTAACCCCGATGATCGCACAGGTAACCGGCGCTGTCATCAACTGTGTTTTAGATCCTATTTTTATTTTCGGGTGGGGCTTCATCCCCTCCTTTGGTGTTGAGGGCGCTGCGATTGCGACGGTTACCGGACAAATTACCGCCATGTTCATCACCATATTTGCCGCCAACAAAAAAGGAAAAATAAAATTCAGAAACAGAAAAGCCAATCTTCGTATCATGAGTAACATTTATTCCGCTGGTGCTCCATCTATGATCATGCAGTCGCTTTTTACAATATATATTGTAGGGTTGAATTTGATACTCGCAAGTTTCACGGAAAACGCGGTAACGGTCTTGGGGATTTATTATAAAATCCAAACCTTTTTCTTTGTTCCGCTGATGGGGCTGGATCAGGCGATATTACCAATCATTAGCTTTAATTATGGGGCAGGAAAGCCTAAAAGAATGTGGGATACATTGAAATATGCCAATGGCATAGGCGTTCTTTTGATGAGCCTCGGTACAGCAATATTCTGTTTCCTGCCGGAACAATTACTGCGCATCTTCACGAGCAATCCGGATATTATTGAAATTGGGGTTCCAGCTTTTCGTATTATTGGTGCAAGCTTTATCCCGGCAGCTTTTACACTGATCACACCGACCTTCTTTCAGGCAACCAGTCGTGGCTTTAGGAGCATCTCTGTGACCATACTCCGACAGGTCATATTGTTAGTTCCGCTTGCGTGGCTGTTTTCTCACAAAGGCTTGTTCTGGACATGGCTTACCTTTCCTTGCACAGAAGTGATCACGATGGTAATATCATTCCTGCTGCTTTCTAAATTTAAAAAGCAGCATATCACAGCCAACATGCCCATTTATATTCAAAAGAATTGA
- a CDS encoding MerR family transcriptional regulator, protein MGEVSQITGISKDTLRFYDKSGLLKPGYVDPKNNYRYYTFNQFWRIDIILCCRKLGISLEKIKSVLDLHDNNKIVELLLEHRADAIRLSNYYMRIADDISWYESQNSQIAKARQAQNICVKTLPERKVIGINRKNESAYQLQLHQAYRNEVLHTESIKRNYGYFLNTEDIFNNQFHKTGGYIEVGSGQYQYVEEKDILTIPGGKYACFITDVSKDTADFSPLVNWINEHDYKADFIIADEIGLQLYAYMQYPCEIKMLLKK, encoded by the coding sequence GTGGGCGAAGTAAGCCAAATCACAGGCATTTCTAAAGACACCCTGAGATTTTATGATAAAAGCGGCCTTTTAAAACCAGGCTACGTTGACCCCAAAAATAATTACCGCTATTACACATTCAATCAGTTTTGGCGTATTGACATTATACTCTGTTGCCGTAAATTGGGTATCTCTTTAGAAAAGATCAAGTCCGTACTCGACCTGCATGACAATAATAAGATTGTTGAATTGCTTCTGGAGCACCGTGCCGATGCAATCCGGCTCAGCAATTACTATATGCGTATCGCAGATGATATCTCGTGGTATGAGTCTCAAAATAGTCAAATTGCAAAAGCCCGTCAAGCACAAAATATTTGCGTAAAAACATTACCGGAACGCAAAGTGATAGGGATCAATCGAAAAAACGAGTCCGCTTATCAACTGCAGCTCCATCAAGCCTACCGGAACGAGGTACTCCATACTGAATCTATAAAACGGAATTACGGCTATTTCCTAAACACCGAAGATATTTTCAATAATCAATTCCATAAGACTGGCGGATATATTGAAGTGGGCTCCGGGCAATATCAATATGTTGAGGAAAAGGACATTTTGACCATTCCGGGCGGCAAATATGCCTGTTTTATCACAGACGTATCGAAGGATACGGCTGACTTTTCGCCGCTTGTTAACTGGATTAATGAGCATGATTATAAAGCTGATTTTATCATAGCAGATGAAATTGGATTACAGCTTTATGCCTACATGCAGTATCCTTGTGAAATAAAAATGCTGCTAAAAAAATGA